In Desulfobaculum bizertense DSM 18034, the genomic stretch AAACGTGTCGGGTTGGCCATGACCGATGGACTCGGAACCATGGCCTTCCCGTATAAAACACTGGTCCGCAGCACCCGCGATATTCTCTTTCAGGAACTCCTGGAGATTCTGGAAAAGGAAAACGTGGAGTATATTGTTATTGGACTGCCCCTCTCAATGGATGGGACGGATTCTCTGACCACCAGACAGGCCCGCAACTTTGCGGCCAGCCTTGGACGCAGGACAGAGATCCCCATTTCCATGATGGACGAGCGGCTCAGTAGCGAAGCCGCAAAGCATGACCTGCTTGATGCGGGGCTGCATGGCCGAAAAAAAATAAAAAAGGTGCTGGACCAGCATGCTGCGGTCCACATTCTGGAAAGCTATCTGGCTCAGGAGAAAGGCCAGTGTTAAAAAAGATCCTCATCGCCTGCGGTCTGCTCGTTCTCTCTCTCCTTATTGGAGTTGGAGTTCTGTACTGGCAAACCCAGACTTTCCTGACGACTCCGGCAGAAGAACAGGGTCGGGACATCGTGCTCAACGTTGTTCCGGGCCAGTCTCTGGACCGCGTCGCGGCAGAGCTGGAAGCACAGGGGCTTGTGAGCAGTGCCCACAAGTTCCGGCTTATGGTCCGAGCCAAAAATCAGGGAACGGCAATCAAGGCCGGTGAATATCTTTTGAACACAAGCTGGCCTCCGCCGCAGATTCTGGACATGCTGACCTCAGGCAAAGTCCTGCTCCACAAGCTCTCGATTCCCGAGGGCCTTACGTGGTGGCAGGTTGCCCGACTGGTCGAAAAATCCGGTCTTGCAAGCTTTGACAGCTTTGACAAGGCCGTCCACGACCCAGCACTTCTCGCACGGTATGGCATTACCGGGAGCAACGCCGAAGGCTATCTTTTCCCAGAGACCTACCTTTTGCCCCGACCCCGCAACAAGAATGCCCGCCCTATTGTGGAAGCCATGCTCAAAACCTTCCGCCAGCAGGCCAGACAGGCCCTGCCCGCGGACCGCATGAATCCCAAAGAGCTACTGCGACTTGTGACTCTGGCCTCTATGGTCGAAAAGGAAACCGCCAACCCTGCCGAGCGCTTCGCCATCGCAGGCGTGTATAGTAACCGCCTGCACCGTGGCATGCTTATGCAGTGCGACCCCACGGTCATCTATGGCCTTGGAACCAGCTTTGACGGCAACCTGACCCGAAAGCATCTGCGCGACGCCACAAACCCGTACAACACATACAAGCACAAGGGGCTTCCCCCAGGGCCGATATGTTCACCGGGTAAGGCCGCGCTGGAGGCCGCTCTCTCACCAGAAAAGCACAAATATTATTACTTTGTTGCCACAGGTGAAAACGGCCGCCACAAATTCAGTAAAACACTCGTCGAACACAACCGGGCTGTCTGGAAATATCAGATTCGCCGCCGACGATAAAACAACATAGCCCCCTTTCGGGGGCTTTTTTTACACATATGAATCTCTATTCAATTCGCCCTGCCACTGAGCAGGACTACGACAGCATTATTGATGTCTGGGAAGCTTCCGTCCGTGCCAGCCATGATTTTCTGAGCGAGGAGGACATCAGCTACCTGCGTCCGCTTATCCGCGACCAGTACCTTGCCGCCGTGACTCTGCATGTCATGTGCTTTGCCAAAAGCCGCATTGTTGGCTTTCTCGGCACACATGGCCAGAGCGTGGAAATGCTTTTTCTGCATCCCGAGCACTGGCGCAAAGGTCTTGGCCGCCAGCTCATGGAATTTGCCATTAAAGAATGCGGAGCACGGCTTGTTGACGTCAACGAACAGAACCCGAAGGCAGCAGCTTTCTACACAGCACTCGGTTTTGAGCTGGAGAGCCGCGACGAGCTGGATGGACAGGGGCGCCCTTTCCCCATCTTGCACCTGCGCCTCAAAGATTCACAACGCTAGCGCCTTCCACCACCTCACACAGCCCATAAAAAAAGGCCCCACTCAATGCGGGGCCTTTATTTTTTGTCATGCAGGAAAGCTAGAAATCAAGATTCAGGTGCTTTCTCATTGCGGTCATGGTTGCCTCAGCAGCTTCTTC encodes the following:
- a CDS encoding GNAT family N-acetyltransferase, with the translated sequence MNLYSIRPATEQDYDSIIDVWEASVRASHDFLSEEDISYLRPLIRDQYLAAVTLHVMCFAKSRIVGFLGTHGQSVEMLFLHPEHWRKGLGRQLMEFAIKECGARLVDVNEQNPKAAAFYTALGFELESRDELDGQGRPFPILHLRLKDSQR
- the mltG gene encoding endolytic transglycosylase MltG → MLKKILIACGLLVLSLLIGVGVLYWQTQTFLTTPAEEQGRDIVLNVVPGQSLDRVAAELEAQGLVSSAHKFRLMVRAKNQGTAIKAGEYLLNTSWPPPQILDMLTSGKVLLHKLSIPEGLTWWQVARLVEKSGLASFDSFDKAVHDPALLARYGITGSNAEGYLFPETYLLPRPRNKNARPIVEAMLKTFRQQARQALPADRMNPKELLRLVTLASMVEKETANPAERFAIAGVYSNRLHRGMLMQCDPTVIYGLGTSFDGNLTRKHLRDATNPYNTYKHKGLPPGPICSPGKAALEAALSPEKHKYYYFVATGENGRHKFSKTLVEHNRAVWKYQIRRRR
- the ruvX gene encoding Holliday junction resolvase RuvX — translated: MRILGIDFGLKRVGLAMTDGLGTMAFPYKTLVRSTRDILFQELLEILEKENVEYIVIGLPLSMDGTDSLTTRQARNFAASLGRRTEIPISMMDERLSSEAAKHDLLDAGLHGRKKIKKVLDQHAAVHILESYLAQEKGQC